Proteins from one Xenopus tropicalis strain Nigerian chromosome 1, UCB_Xtro_10.0, whole genome shotgun sequence genomic window:
- the hsd11b1l.2 gene encoding hydroxysteroid 11-beta-dehydrogenase 1-like protein A: MAGVKLVLLSLFVGYTVNYFYRSESMNPELVRGKRVLITGSSTGIGEQIAYEFAQMGAHIMLTARRHQRLQEVANQCLKLGAASADYVASDMGNLTSAQYVAQETVKKLGGLDYLVLNHIGGSASFGFFKGDMDPVVGSITINFLSYVQLTSTALRALQESQGSIVVMSSMSGRIGAPFTTSYCASKFALEGFYSSLRREFDLQKNNMSVTVAILGYIDTENAVKKVGNKVTMTASSKEDCAREVVKAAVLRRPELFYPYWGIKPIVLLRDWFPGLVAKFLDKFYILENIQ, translated from the exons ATGGCTGGGGTAAAATTGGTGCTTCTGTCTCTGTTTGTTGGGTACACTGTTAATTACTTCTATAGATCTGAGTCCATGAACCCAG AATTAGTTCGTGGGAAGCGTGTACTAATAACAGGATCCAGCACTGGGATCGGAGAGCAGATTGCTTATGAATTTGCCCAGATGGGTGCACACATAATGCTTACAGCTAGAAGACATCAGCGTTTGCAGGAA GTGGCAAACCAATGTTTGAAGTTAGGAGCTGCCTCTGCAGACTATGTGGCCTCTGATATGGGAAACTTGACATCAGCGCAGTACGTAGCACAAGAAACAGTGAAGAAGCTTG GGGGCTTGGATTACTTGGTTCTGAATCATATTGGAGGATCTGCATCATTTGGATTTTTCAAAGGTGACATGGACCCAGTTGTGGGGTCTATCACTATAAACTTCCTCAGCTATGTCCAGCTTACCTCAACAGCACTGAGGGCCCTGCAGGAATCACAAGGAAGCATTGTCGTCATGTCCTCAATGAGTG GTCGCATTGGGGCTCCCTTTACTACCAGCTATTGTGCATCCAAATTTGCTCTGGAAGGGTTCTACAGCTCTCTCCGCAGAGAATTTGACCTTCAGAAAAACAATATGTCTGTGACAGTTGCCATTCTTGGATACATTGATACAG AAAATGCAGTTAAGAAGGTTGGTAATAAGGTGACCATGACAGCTTCATCAAAGGAAGACTGTGCACGGGAAGTGGTCAAAGCAGCAGTCCTGAGACGTCCGGAACTTTTTTATCCTTACTGGGGCATTAAGCCGATTGTTTTGCTTAGAGATTGGTTTCCTGGGTTAGTAGCAAAATTTCTTGATAAATTCTACATCTTAGAAAATATTCAGTAA
- the pla2g1b gene encoding phospholipase A2 precursor → MILRVLALLLAVSFASAAINTRNLWQFRNIIKCVIPSSDPYFDYNDYGCYCGIGGSGTPVDALDRCCQTHDKCYSDSKGHCNGILDSPYIELYAYTCSGTSVTCSSSNNACEKFICDCDRNAAICFSRAGYNSAYKNLDKKKFC, encoded by the exons ATGATTCTAAGGGTCCTTGCTCTGCTGTTGGCAG TGTCTTTTGCCTCGGCTGCCATTAATACTCGGAACTTATGGCAGTTCCGCAACATAATCAAATGCGTCATTCCATCCAGTGATCCTTACTTTGACTACAACGACTATGGATGTTACTGTGGAATAGGAGGCAGCGGGACTCCTGTGGATGCACTTGACCG ATGCTGCCAAACCCATGACAAATGCTACTCAGACTCAAAAGGACACTGTAATGGCATTCTTGACAGCCCCTACATTGAGCTCTATGCATACACTTGTTCTGGAACAAGTGTCACTTGCTCAT ctagTAACAACGCCTGTGAAAAGTTTATCTGTGATTGCGACAGAAATGCTGCCATTTGCTTCTCTAGAGCTGGATATAATTCAGCCTACAAAAACCTGGACAAGAAGAAATTCTGCTAA